The following coding sequences are from one Clostridioides difficile ATCC 9689 = DSM 1296 window:
- a CDS encoding M20 family metallopeptidase — protein MNKEQLKSLVIKTIDENREKILKIGQGIYKNPEYGYKEFKTTEAVSNFFEQELNLSVEKNIAVTGCKADANSSKKGPHISILGELDGISCKEHKDANEIGASHTCGHNIQIAGMLGAAVGLVKSGVLEHLDGKVSFMATPAEEFIELEYREQLKKEGKITYFGGKQELIKRGYFDDIDISMMFHASDLGEDKALVGPESNGFVGKKVKFIGKESHAGSAPHDGINALNAAMLAINNVNALRETFKESERVRFHPIITKGGDIVNVVPADVHMESYVRARTINGMIDANERINKALMAGGMAVGADVEITEIPGYLPILRYKSLDNLFKNNLEDLGLKGKVIDGGDFTGSFDFGDVSHIMPTLHPMIGGVKGALHTRDFEIVDEDLAYIIPAKAMALTVVDLLFDNAKDAKDILDTFTPVMTKEEYLTFLEKHDKTL, from the coding sequence ATGAATAAAGAACAATTAAAATCTCTAGTAATAAAAACTATAGATGAAAATAGAGAAAAAATATTAAAAATAGGTCAAGGAATATACAAAAATCCAGAATATGGATATAAAGAATTTAAAACTACAGAAGCTGTTTCAAACTTTTTTGAGCAAGAATTAAATTTATCTGTAGAAAAAAATATAGCAGTTACAGGATGCAAAGCAGATGCAAATTCTAGCAAGAAAGGTCCTCATATATCTATACTTGGAGAATTGGATGGTATCTCATGTAAAGAACATAAAGATGCTAATGAAATAGGTGCTTCTCATACTTGTGGACATAATATTCAGATAGCTGGAATGTTAGGTGCTGCTGTTGGTTTAGTAAAAAGTGGCGTTTTAGAACATTTAGATGGTAAAGTATCTTTTATGGCTACTCCTGCTGAAGAGTTTATTGAGTTGGAATACAGAGAGCAATTAAAAAAAGAAGGAAAAATAACTTATTTTGGTGGAAAACAAGAATTAATAAAAAGAGGTTATTTTGATGATATAGACATATCTATGATGTTTCATGCTTCTGATTTAGGAGAAGATAAGGCTCTAGTTGGTCCTGAGAGTAATGGATTTGTTGGAAAAAAGGTTAAATTTATAGGTAAAGAATCTCATGCTGGTTCTGCTCCACATGATGGAATAAATGCTTTAAATGCAGCAATGCTTGCTATAAACAACGTGAATGCACTTAGAGAAACTTTTAAAGAGTCTGAAAGAGTTAGATTCCACCCTATCATCACAAAAGGTGGAGATATAGTAAATGTTGTTCCTGCTGATGTTCATATGGAATCATATGTTAGAGCTAGAACTATAAATGGTATGATTGATGCTAATGAAAGAATAAATAAGGCTTTGATGGCTGGTGGAATGGCAGTTGGAGCTGATGTTGAGATAACTGAAATTCCTGGATATCTTCCAATATTACGATACAAAAGTCTTGATAATTTATTTAAAAACAATCTTGAAGATTTAGGTCTAAAAGGAAAAGTTATTGATGGTGGAGATTTTACAGGCTCTTTTGATTTTGGAGATGTGTCTCATATAATGCCTACTCTTCACCCTATGATTGGTGGTGTAAAAGGAGCTCTTCATACAAGAGATTTTGAAATAGTTGATGAAGATTTAGCTTACATAATTCCTGCTAAAGCAATGGCACTTACAGTTGTAGACCTTCTTTTTGATAATGCTAAGGATGCTAAAGATATATTAGATACCTTTACTCCAGTTATGACTAAAGAAGAATATCTAACATTCTTAGAAAAACACGATAAAACTTTATAA
- a CDS encoding DUF3100 domain-containing protein, which yields MEINKKHFIQVFLTCLILVVICEFIGQRTIAIGKASIVLFPMLYAVIIGLIITPDLLGKKIKALKKVVGEKEINIAGEVVGIALVMLGIKYGTTVGPNIDKIIQAGPAFIAQEFGHILAPIVALPLALMFGMKREAVGATASISREPSLGVISEKYGINSPEGSGVLGTYLMGTVLGTIYFSVLGSISIYSGLHPYALGMACGVGSGSMMTAAAGSLSTMVPPEMADTILAYAATSNMMSSITGIIFLVFVSLPFTNFMYKILEPKFSRNKKTKEIKSTEGEC from the coding sequence ATGGAAATTAATAAAAAACATTTTATTCAAGTATTTTTAACTTGCTTAATCTTGGTAGTAATATGTGAATTTATAGGGCAAAGAACTATAGCTATTGGAAAAGCCTCTATAGTACTGTTCCCTATGCTTTATGCAGTTATAATTGGACTTATAATAACACCAGATTTATTAGGTAAAAAAATTAAAGCGCTTAAAAAAGTGGTTGGAGAAAAAGAAATAAATATTGCTGGTGAAGTTGTTGGAATTGCACTAGTAATGCTTGGTATAAAATATGGTACTACAGTTGGACCAAACATTGACAAAATAATTCAAGCTGGACCAGCGTTTATCGCTCAAGAATTTGGTCATATACTTGCACCAATCGTTGCATTACCTCTTGCATTAATGTTTGGAATGAAAAGAGAAGCTGTTGGAGCTACTGCAAGTATAAGTCGTGAACCTTCTTTAGGAGTTATATCAGAAAAATATGGGATAAACTCACCAGAAGGTAGTGGTGTACTTGGTACATATTTAATGGGAACAGTTCTTGGTACTATATACTTTAGTGTACTAGGTTCAATATCTATTTATAGTGGTCTTCACCCATATGCTTTGGGAATGGCCTGTGGTGTTGGTAGTGGAAGTATGATGACAGCAGCTGCTGGTTCATTATCTACCATGGTACCACCTGAAATGGCAGATACAATACTTGCCTATGCTGCAACAAGCAATATGATGTCTAGTATAACAGGAATTATATTCTTAGTTTTTGTGTCCTTACCATTTACTAATTTTATGTATAAGATTTTAGAACCAAAATTTTCGAGAAATAAAAAAACTAAAGAAATTAAATCTACAGAAGGAGAGTGCTAA
- a CDS encoding helix-turn-helix transcriptional regulator, with protein sequence MKINRLTEIIVILLNKKLVTAKELADRFEVSTRTIYRDIETLSMSGVPVYMTKGKGGGISLIEEYSIDKAILSKKDKESLIVALKTLQATKYPEINSVVNKIGSIFGEQNFSNWIEIDFTEWGSNFNEDDKFTKIKEAILRRNTINFNYVNSLSSQTNRTVEPLKLMYKSKTWYLYGFCKLKDDFRIFRISRIRNLSIKDEVFSRKIIEEVCLNDSKVIKENTITLKLRFKEKMLFRVFDDFNKDLITKNEDDTYDVITEFPIGEWIYGYILSFGDNVEVLEPKDVRDNVITRLRELSKIYSL encoded by the coding sequence ATGAAAATAAATAGATTAACAGAAATAATAGTAATTCTATTAAATAAAAAATTAGTAACAGCTAAAGAGTTGGCAGATAGGTTTGAAGTTTCTACAAGAACCATATATAGAGATATAGAAACTCTGTCTATGTCGGGAGTACCAGTATATATGACGAAAGGCAAAGGAGGAGGGATATCTTTAATAGAAGAATATTCTATAGACAAGGCTATATTGTCAAAAAAAGATAAAGAGAGTTTAATAGTTGCACTGAAAACATTACAGGCGACTAAGTATCCAGAAATAAATTCAGTAGTAAATAAAATTGGCTCAATATTTGGAGAGCAGAATTTTTCAAACTGGATTGAAATAGACTTTACTGAATGGGGAAGTAATTTTAATGAAGATGATAAATTTACAAAAATAAAAGAAGCTATTTTAAGGCGTAATACTATAAATTTTAATTATGTAAATAGTTTGTCAAGCCAGACAAACAGAACTGTCGAACCACTGAAGCTTATGTATAAGAGTAAGACTTGGTACTTGTATGGATTTTGTAAACTAAAAGATGATTTTAGGATATTTAGAATTAGTAGGATAAGGAATTTATCTATAAAGGATGAAGTGTTTTCAAGAAAGATAATAGAAGAAGTATGTTTGAATGATTCTAAAGTAATTAAGGAAAATACTATAACGTTGAAATTGAGGTTTAAAGAAAAGATGCTTTTTAGAGTATTTGATGATTTTAATAAGGATTTAATAACTAAAAATGAAGATGATACATATGATGTAATTACAGAATTTCCTATTGGTGAATGGATTTATGGATATATTTTATCGTTTGGTGACAATGTTGAAGTACTTGAACCTAAAGATGTTAGGGATAATGTAATAACTAGACTAAGGGAGTTGTCTAAAATTTATTCATTATAA
- a CDS encoding GyrI-like domain-containing protein, protein MNYEIVEINEKIVIGISKETTNKDGQAVNDIGELWKKFMGKGIYNAIKGKKNDKTIGLYTDYQGDFTSPYSFVACCEVNSNSDKEKNLEELNTNNTVGESIISKVIPAGKYAKFVIVGGQKEVGDFWFEFWQMDFDRTYISDFEEYQCNTFDTKKQEVHIYIGIK, encoded by the coding sequence ATGAATTATGAAATAGTAGAGATAAATGAGAAAATAGTTATAGGAATATCGAAGGAGACTACAAATAAAGATGGACAAGCGGTAAATGATATAGGTGAATTGTGGAAAAAATTTATGGGCAAAGGGATATATAATGCTATAAAGGGTAAAAAGAATGACAAGACAATAGGTCTATATACAGATTACCAGGGTGATTTTACAAGTCCGTATAGCTTTGTTGCATGTTGTGAAGTAAATAGTAATTCTGATAAAGAGAAGAATTTAGAAGAATTAAACACTAATAATACTGTTGGAGAAAGTATTATTAGTAAAGTTATACCAGCAGGTAAGTATGCAAAGTTTGTTATAGTAGGAGGTCAAAAAGAAGTAGGAGATTTTTGGTTTGAGTTTTGGCAAATGGATTTTGATAGGACTTATATAAGTGATTTTGAAGAGTATCAATGTAATACTTTTGATACAAAGAAACAAGAAGTTCATATTTATATAGGAATAAAGTAG
- a CDS encoding response regulator, translated as MENKILIVDDAIFMRMIIKEALSKSGYNNLIEANDGEEACNIFKYEKPDLMLLDITMPKKDGLEVLREIKKLDSSAKVVMCSAIGQENMIVEAIKLGALDFIVKPFKTETLVKVVNNVLK; from the coding sequence ATGGAAAATAAAATTTTGATAGTAGATGATGCTATTTTTATGAGAATGATAATTAAAGAAGCTCTGAGTAAAAGTGGCTATAATAATTTAATAGAAGCAAATGATGGAGAAGAAGCGTGTAATATATTTAAATATGAAAAGCCTGATTTGATGTTGCTTGATATTACAATGCCAAAAAAAGATGGTTTAGAGGTGCTAAGAGAAATAAAAAAGTTGGATTCAAGTGCTAAGGTTGTAATGTGCTCTGCAATAGGACAAGAGAATATGATTGTAGAAGCCATAAAACTTGGAGCGTTAGATTTTATAGTGAAGCCCTTCAAAACAGAAACATTAGTTAAAGTTGTAAATAATGTTTTAAAATAA
- a CDS encoding chemotaxis protein CheD, protein MNREIVVNIADMKIAYRPNVLVTYALGSCVGVCLIDKVAGIGGMLHVMLPYSKDAINIENKCKFADTGINELIKSMENIGANRIYIKAKIAGGAQMFLGSSNSVIASIGHRNVEAVKKTLLGLNIPILAEDTGMNYGRTIRFYTETGELLVDSINKGKKKL, encoded by the coding sequence ATGAATAGAGAGATAGTAGTGAACATTGCAGATATGAAGATAGCCTATAGACCAAATGTTTTAGTTACTTATGCACTTGGTTCTTGTGTAGGAGTATGTTTGATAGATAAAGTAGCTGGAATTGGTGGAATGTTACACGTTATGTTGCCATATAGTAAAGATGCTATTAACATTGAAAATAAGTGTAAATTTGCTGACACAGGAATAAATGAGCTCATTAAATCTATGGAGAATATAGGTGCAAATAGAATATATATAAAAGCAAAAATTGCTGGAGGTGCTCAGATGTTTTTAGGAAGTAGCAATTCAGTAATTGCAAGTATAGGACATAGGAATGTTGAGGCAGTAAAAAAAACTCTTTTAGGATTAAATATTCCAATATTAGCTGAGGACACAGGTATGAATTATGGTAGAACAATACGTTTTTACACTGAGACGGGTGAATTACTTGTAGATTCAATAAATAAAGGTAAGAAGAAATTATAA
- a CDS encoding chemotaxis protein CheW produces MRFPDDPYLDYGLIDEGIKYLKFKVDEQDFGVELEKVIEITGNQEIIFIPELPTYSKGIINLRGKIIPIIDMSLRLKKDELMTTNCMYIVVTEIKDLVVGFVVDRVDDIVSLEKSKISPPPRVTIEYSDYFVSGVGELEGKIITLLDLEKLLTDKDEVLIDELINGFDCTIM; encoded by the coding sequence ATGAGATTTCCAGATGACCCATATTTAGATTATGGACTAATTGATGAAGGAATTAAGTATCTAAAGTTTAAAGTAGATGAGCAAGATTTTGGGGTTGAACTTGAAAAGGTAATAGAAATTACTGGAAATCAAGAAATTATATTTATTCCAGAACTACCTACATATTCTAAAGGCATAATAAATCTAAGAGGAAAAATCATTCCGATAATAGATATGAGTTTGAGACTTAAAAAAGATGAATTAATGACTACAAATTGCATGTATATAGTAGTAACTGAAATAAAGGACTTGGTAGTTGGATTTGTGGTTGATAGAGTTGATGATATAGTAAGCTTAGAAAAAAGTAAAATATCACCTCCACCAAGAGTTACTATAGAATATTCGGATTATTTTGTAAGTGGAGTTGGAGAATTAGAAGGTAAAATAATTACTTTACTAGATTTAGAGAAACTTTTGACAGATAAAGATGAAGTTTTAATAGATGAATTAATCAATGGGTTTGATTGCACTATCATGTAA
- a CDS encoding diguanylate cyclase — protein MKNKQQGTILVVDDSVLMCDLIDKTLTKDNFKVKKAFNAIEAKEFIEEFIPDIILLDIILPDNSGFEFCKEVKSNARTADIPIIFITSKNTDTDIVKGFGVGAIDYMVKPFSMTELKARVIAHLEVKKSQDKLKKINNELESSLEKLNRLVVRDYLTGLYNRRHIINQLMEQRRINKYSETSISLILGDIDDFKVINDTYGHEAGDFVLTVISSIIKKNCRQIDTVSRWGGEEFLIMLTNTPIEGAKILSERIRKEIKEFDFNYKEHKIKCTITLGVVEVNSNISLEENISLADKAMYEGKNLGKDCSVVSTMKGLKKI, from the coding sequence ATGAAAAATAAGCAACAGGGAACAATTTTAGTCGTTGATGATAGTGTTCTGATGTGTGACTTAATAGATAAAACACTTACAAAAGATAATTTTAAGGTTAAAAAAGCATTTAATGCAATAGAGGCAAAAGAATTTATTGAAGAATTTATACCAGACATTATTTTGCTTGATATAATTTTACCAGATAACTCTGGTTTTGAGTTTTGTAAGGAAGTAAAATCTAATGCTCGTACAGCAGATATACCTATAATTTTTATAACTTCAAAAAATACAGATACAGACATAGTAAAAGGATTTGGTGTAGGAGCAATTGACTATATGGTGAAACCTTTTAGTATGACAGAATTAAAAGCTCGTGTTATAGCTCATCTTGAAGTAAAGAAATCTCAAGATAAATTAAAAAAGATAAATAATGAACTGGAATCTTCTCTTGAAAAATTGAATAGACTCGTTGTAAGAGATTATCTTACAGGTCTTTACAATAGGCGACATATAATTAATCAGCTTATGGAGCAAAGAAGAATTAATAAATATAGTGAAACATCAATATCCCTTATCCTTGGTGATATTGATGACTTTAAGGTTATCAATGATACTTATGGGCATGAAGCAGGGGATTTCGTGTTAACAGTAATATCAAGTATAATAAAAAAGAATTGTAGACAAATTGATACTGTATCAAGATGGGGTGGAGAAGAGTTTTTGATAATGCTCACAAATACTCCAATAGAAGGTGCTAAGATACTTTCAGAAAGAATCCGTAAAGAGATAAAGGAGTTTGATTTCAACTATAAAGAACATAAAATAAAGTGCACTATTACATTAGGAGTAGTAGAAGTAAACTCAAATATATCATTAGAAGAAAACATATCCTTAGCAGATAAAGCAATGTATGAGGGTAAAAACTTAGGAAAAGATTGTAGCGTAGTGAGTACAATGAAAGGATTAAAAAAGATATAA
- a CDS encoding HAMP domain-containing methyl-accepting chemotaxis protein — MKREVKLSKLAIVLLIIIVLAVLAGIFSSISSYKAFEKVEKSINDMNNLRTQSQYIKDTTREISDVLRRYVFTGEKKNKDIYEKELYGKTRESALNKLEKIGLTKSESNKILEAKEISDSLVPTEQSAIKAVESNDKSKAQSIIFGSDYINSQEKMDSLINEFQEDIVTRSNSKIVEVKKELQSLILRTIFILSLLIILTIIEYTVIKLKIVIPINKVEKHFSRIASGDLRTSIDVEESKSEIGLLVSSVKKMQSMLLNYIDLIDSTLTSIAKGDLRVEIDQEFIGDFKSIKISLESIINSFNGDFSEINLSAEQVASASEQVAAGAQALSQGATEQASSVEELASTINEISDGIKKCADSASLACEVSDQSASQVGFGSRCMDDMMTSMGEISEKSSEISKIIKTIDEIAFQTNILALNAAVEAARAGQYGRGFAVVADEVRSLAGKSAKAAQNTAILIEEAIKTVENGVRIAKETANALDLVVNGVEKTTNYINGISSAVHSQEVAITQILSGIEQISIVVQMNSATAEESAAASEEMSAQAQILKELVEKFHLKESEVRESSWV; from the coding sequence ATGAAAAGAGAAGTAAAGCTTTCTAAATTAGCAATTGTATTGTTGATTATTATAGTATTGGCTGTTCTAGCAGGGATTTTTTCTTCTATTTCATCTTATAAAGCATTTGAAAAAGTAGAAAAAAGTATTAATGATATGAATAATTTGAGGACTCAAAGTCAGTATATAAAAGATACAACTAGAGAGATAAGTGATGTATTAAGAAGATATGTATTTACAGGAGAAAAAAAGAATAAAGATATTTATGAAAAAGAATTATACGGAAAAACAAGAGAATCAGCTTTAAACAAATTAGAAAAAATTGGTCTTACAAAGAGCGAGTCAAATAAAATCTTAGAAGCAAAAGAAATATCAGATTCTTTAGTACCAACAGAACAAAGTGCAATAAAGGCAGTCGAAAGTAATGATAAGAGTAAAGCTCAAAGTATAATTTTTGGTAGTGACTATATAAACTCCCAAGAGAAAATGGATTCTTTAATAAATGAATTTCAAGAGGATATAGTTACCCGTTCAAATTCCAAAATTGTAGAAGTAAAAAAAGAATTACAAAGTCTAATATTAAGAACAATATTTATACTTTCCCTTTTAATAATATTGACAATAATAGAATATACAGTAATAAAATTAAAAATAGTGATTCCTATTAATAAAGTAGAAAAACACTTTTCAAGAATTGCATCTGGGGACTTAAGAACAAGTATAGACGTTGAAGAAAGTAAATCTGAAATAGGGCTATTAGTGAGTTCTGTCAAAAAGATGCAAAGTATGCTTTTAAATTACATAGACCTTATAGACAGTACATTAACTAGTATTGCAAAAGGAGATTTAAGAGTAGAGATAGACCAAGAATTTATAGGTGATTTTAAATCAATTAAAATATCTTTAGAAAGTATAATAAACTCTTTTAATGGTGATTTTTCTGAAATAAATTTATCAGCAGAGCAAGTTGCAAGTGCTTCAGAACAAGTTGCAGCAGGTGCACAAGCTCTTTCACAGGGTGCTACTGAACAAGCTAGTTCAGTAGAAGAATTAGCTTCCACGATTAATGAGATATCAGATGGAATTAAGAAGTGTGCAGATAGTGCTAGTCTTGCATGTGAGGTATCTGACCAATCTGCATCACAAGTTGGTTTCGGAAGTAGATGTATGGATGATATGATGACATCAATGGGTGAAATAAGTGAAAAATCGAGTGAAATATCAAAAATAATCAAAACAATAGATGAGATAGCATTCCAAACTAATATTCTTGCATTAAATGCAGCTGTTGAAGCAGCAAGAGCAGGTCAATATGGTAGAGGATTTGCAGTTGTAGCAGATGAAGTTAGGTCTTTGGCTGGTAAAAGTGCAAAAGCAGCTCAAAATACAGCTATTCTCATAGAAGAAGCTATTAAAACAGTAGAAAATGGTGTCAGAATTGCTAAAGAGACTGCAAATGCATTGGACTTGGTAGTAAATGGTGTAGAAAAAACTACTAATTATATTAATGGTATTTCTTCGGCTGTACATAGTCAAGAAGTAGCAATTACACAGATTTTATCTGGAATAGAGCAAATTTCCATAGTAGTCCAAATGAACTCAGCAACAGCAGAGGAAAGTGCAGCAGCTTCAGAAGAGATGTCTGCTCAAGCTCAAATTTTAAAAGAATTAGTAGAAAAATTTCATCTAAAGGAAAGTGAAGTAAGAGAATCATCATGGGTTTAA
- a CDS encoding chemotaxis protein CheA, with product MRQMLDMFIFETSLLLEQLDEIMIQIEKEKVFTHNNINETFRIMHTIKGSASMMGLDNISALAHSVEDLFYAIREGKIEVLDNDLLFDLVFQSLDFIRRDIDELQSRGCISSDYSNFIEGIEEYVSTLELSSSMKSKDNANLESKDEKEVIDSNFEYKEDSDVVKIIFEQGCMMENVRAFMLVFELRDYCEFIDFYPKDVETNAESTEYIKSYGFYIQFVAKEDKAIVYKTIEDNLYVKEYINISKKEIEMKNTSNNDAVENKLKDNNKVSKSYQNNYTEDEIQEDVLNEKTDMEKDSLSEDNEHLPISKQSIMSVNLEKLDLLQNIVGEIVIMESMVVNSVNSTGVDIDNFNKATRQLHKLTDELQDIVMSMRMIQIAGVFQKMHRIVRDMNKKLDKNVELITIGAETEVDKSVIDNLAEPFMHLIRNAMDHAIEPIEERIAKGKEEVGKIVLSAENLGGEAVISISDDGRGIMRDKILAKAKEQGLLKHQSNEYTDDEVNSLIMTPGFSTKESITEFSGRGVGMDIVRKSIEKVGGSIEVKSKQDEGTTFTIKIPLTLSIVEGMKFKVGDSLFTLPISSIRRTFKLTDLNQIITEGNKTELITIYGACIPIIRLHKIYNIQTKVTNLMNGNMIIIENEHKAVCIFVDEIIGNQQVVVKPFPVYFNRFNIKNKGLSGCTILGDGSISLIIDADSIIEIY from the coding sequence ATGAGACAAATGTTAGATATGTTTATATTTGAGACAAGTTTATTACTCGAACAATTAGATGAAATTATGATTCAAATAGAAAAAGAGAAAGTATTTACTCATAACAACATTAATGAAACTTTTAGAATAATGCATACGATAAAAGGTTCAGCATCTATGATGGGGTTAGACAATATATCTGCTTTAGCACATAGTGTAGAAGACTTGTTTTATGCTATACGTGAAGGTAAAATAGAAGTTTTAGACAATGACCTATTATTTGATTTAGTCTTTCAATCATTAGATTTTATAAGAAGAGATATAGATGAGTTACAATCAAGAGGTTGTATATCTTCTGATTACTCTAATTTTATTGAAGGAATTGAAGAGTATGTGAGTACTTTGGAATTATCAAGTTCTATGAAATCAAAGGATAATGCAAATTTAGAAAGTAAAGACGAAAAAGAAGTAATAGATTCAAATTTTGAATACAAAGAAGACTCTGATGTAGTAAAAATAATCTTTGAACAAGGTTGCATGATGGAAAATGTGAGAGCTTTCATGCTTGTATTTGAACTTAGAGATTACTGTGAATTTATAGATTTTTATCCAAAAGATGTAGAAACAAATGCAGAGTCTACAGAGTATATTAAAAGTTATGGGTTTTATATACAATTTGTAGCTAAAGAGGATAAGGCAATAGTTTATAAAACTATAGAAGATAATCTCTATGTAAAAGAATACATAAATATTAGTAAAAAAGAAATAGAAATGAAAAATACATCAAACAATGATGCAGTAGAAAATAAATTAAAAGATAATAATAAAGTAAGTAAAAGTTATCAAAATAACTATACAGAAGATGAGATACAAGAAGATGTTTTAAATGAAAAAACTGATATGGAAAAAGATAGTCTAAGTGAAGACAATGAACATTTACCAATAAGTAAGCAGAGTATTATGAGTGTAAATTTAGAAAAATTGGACTTACTTCAAAATATAGTTGGAGAAATTGTAATTATGGAATCAATGGTTGTAAATAGCGTAAATTCTACAGGTGTTGATATAGATAATTTCAATAAGGCAACAAGACAATTACACAAGCTTACAGATGAATTGCAAGATATAGTAATGTCTATGCGTATGATTCAAATTGCTGGTGTATTTCAAAAAATGCATAGAATTGTACGAGATATGAATAAAAAATTAGATAAAAATGTAGAGTTAATAACTATAGGAGCAGAGACAGAGGTAGATAAGAGTGTAATTGATAATTTAGCAGAACCCTTTATGCACCTTATAAGAAATGCTATGGACCATGCAATAGAGCCTATTGAGGAGCGTATAGCGAAAGGTAAAGAAGAAGTGGGAAAGATAGTTTTATCTGCTGAAAATCTAGGCGGAGAAGCTGTGATAAGTATTTCAGATGATGGTAGAGGCATTATGAGAGATAAGATTTTGGCAAAAGCTAAGGAACAAGGTCTTCTTAAACATCAAAGTAATGAGTATACTGATGACGAGGTCAATTCTTTGATTATGACTCCAGGCTTTTCTACAAAAGAATCTATAACTGAATTTTCTGGAAGAGGAGTAGGCATGGACATTGTTCGTAAAAGTATTGAAAAAGTTGGAGGTTCAATTGAAGTAAAAAGTAAACAGGATGAGGGGACAACCTTTACTATAAAAATACCATTAACTCTTTCTATAGTAGAGGGTATGAAGTTTAAAGTTGGAGATTCACTATTTACTTTACCAATATCATCCATAAGAAGAACATTTAAACTTACAGACTTAAATCAAATAATTACAGAAGGAAATAAGACAGAGTTAATTACAATATATGGAGCATGTATTCCCATTATAAGGTTACATAAAATATATAATATTCAAACAAAAGTAACCAATCTGATGAATGGTAATATGATAATTATTGAAAATGAGCATAAAGCAGTATGCATTTTTGTTGATGAAATAATAGGTAATCAGCAAGTTGTTGTGAAACCATTTCCAGTTTATTTTAACCGATTTAATATAAAAAATAAGGGTTTATCGGGATGTACAATACTTGGGGATGGAAGTATAAGTTTAATTATAGATGCAGATAGCATTATAGAAATATATTAG
- a CDS encoding chemotaxis protein CheW, which yields MAKDEIIKQVLTFYVNDVIYGIELENVIETIRFQSITYVPCLPTYISGVINLRGRIIPVINMHIKYNLPKADYNERTCIIITKVDEYQVGIIVDKVVDVIHIENLNLLETTNSNNTNINKDIKEIAKVEDNSILILDIRKFLINSI from the coding sequence ATGGCTAAAGATGAAATTATTAAACAAGTATTAACATTTTATGTCAATGATGTTATTTATGGAATAGAATTAGAAAATGTGATTGAAACCATAAGATTTCAATCAATAACGTATGTACCATGTCTTCCAACATATATAAGTGGAGTTATTAATTTGAGAGGAAGAATAATACCAGTTATTAATATGCATATAAAGTACAATCTTCCTAAAGCTGATTATAATGAGAGAACTTGTATAATAATTACAAAGGTTGATGAGTATCAAGTTGGAATTATTGTAGATAAAGTTGTTGATGTTATTCATATAGAAAATCTAAATTTACTAGAGACGACTAATTCTAACAACACTAATATTAATAAAGATATAAAAGAGATTGCGAAAGTTGAAGATAATTCTATATTAATTTTAGATATTCGAAAGTTTTTGATTAATAGCATATAG